The Agromyces atrinae genome window below encodes:
- a CDS encoding DUF1905 domain-containing protein — protein sequence MDLEFTGPVWYWRGPAPFHFVTVPVDEADSIGEVAAHVTYGWGMVPVTVTIGVTSWSTSLWPKDDGYIVPLKADVRRAESIELDDVVTVRLGIGV from the coding sequence ATGGATCTCGAGTTCACCGGTCCCGTCTGGTACTGGCGCGGGCCGGCGCCCTTCCACTTCGTCACCGTTCCGGTCGACGAGGCCGACTCGATCGGCGAGGTCGCGGCCCACGTCACCTACGGCTGGGGCATGGTGCCGGTGACGGTCACCATCGGCGTGACGTCGTGGTCGACATCCCTCTGGCCGAAGGATGACGGTTACATCGTTCCCCTCAAGGCCGACGTGCGTCGCGCCGAGAGCATCGAGCTCGACGACGTCGTCACGGTGCGCCTCGGTATCGGGGTGTGA